In Nasonia vitripennis strain AsymCx chromosome 2, Nvit_psr_1.1, whole genome shotgun sequence, a genomic segment contains:
- the LOC100121997 gene encoding protein PRRC2C isoform X12 produces the protein MSTLSGIVSKGEKGKTKYQSIDINSLYRSSRGESLEQHQQKNTVPRKHGMQSLGKVPSARRPPANLPSLRSEISSSDPAVSLVPSGGSGWATTKETAPTTSTTTTANTPSDNTTTNSSPAQCTTGPTPTSLTSQQHPPLPGQQSSTQSPHPSEAGNKSSWSAIMSRSGDAAIGYAGLVESGRGVRGALGLSFLAHQSPQFQHEFPSLSGQSSASVSNQGQQQTSSTATNANAAQHQSMLQQQSYSHNHSGGGPTGQQPPQNRENAQYGPGPSLRPQSEGSWIQGGSRIPAGQGAGGAVGMAGSGNIPGVQGPPLGRGGPALGSDGPAGGRPNSGPSPGTAMGPAGQHAGAQNDQNQQVGPNMHHYRGIIPPFMYRGNFPAGGNFQAQFPAGGPRPRFNYPSGREPPQQQQQQQRPEREGRGGPPQQPVEEEIVPRPIIKEEDLSRMDDISRDAGWTASDDIDYNQKLAFSDDEAENDSAPPPSTHSGLPSKSKPSDDVRKQEQQDKHALGHGHGHSHPNEDKHLHDDKEPPQQLNARDHLKRDDQKESVGPGNRNEPRGEMQSLRSWNNQGPVPRDYRGPPPSNYPIPQQPPLRTVHSVRDEEEELWHQRRREQGEKVASAVERARQRKEEEEKRFQEITKQAAAKKLQDLENKLKEKHKLKDDDHQHSGNESGGSKSGPVSGPVIPVPEWEREREGRERSRTSSSEGVGAKDDIKAAGRGDSQSSSSQQSQSEFRQIDRPSFMRQQQQASAEQSTGSGGGTGSIRNERDRERERERDQREMREPAFSRHFQSNLPPRFQKQQAERSGAGAGGAPNSRLSPSAERSQPVSFSQQYDPSRWVHNHSNSLSSSMKSGHALSAPPRRTRADSDVSGPLDDDLGPGGNSRPGPRAPPAPRSDERHRHSGSGRYEPARKQGSDGGYYDDYPPRRSERGDRYKDYEYDDRHGRDGRDTGSWADQHPDRRYDDKPEGRDAREGRDGRDLRDRDLRDKKDYDNYSKGPTSQDSFDDQPQASQHGRGDSSGPEWREERRDLRSHDDRSGSAESNRRSGGELSRSGDELQRSERPQRPDSRDSRTSRESRGSLRTADDDFHNNKSSRDSGSWAACNDFSDYEDNKKQQQHIFREDIRDRDRDRDREGPPPPRDRRQPSGPVTKDKLDQEEIKRGGLAQLKRNEPLDKKEPGKPTDQSLDTKKDSSELAWNRGKPERTPEPRETKSTAWADAVSPTFEKEEEEKRMMMESQHSNDDDKKLAQSIEKLSIDGGKRLAGSDLEATHNDTDKDSLKDDKRDKNARNRASSSGSRGPRGGESRAARTWGSGGGNGGTGSGTVSSGTGAGNANSGANAGNAGGAFNNSNAYGQRTWRGAEPPPARGRRAAGPRSMGGRPGSAKSGTYDRTDSELSGDELVSGSTDSTKDERRPSAARSPKPSAPKGEKEERNRNAASSRKEDQLQQQNQQQQPSRGGDYQRENQRDNQRDNQRDNQRENQRENQRENQRDSQSRNNKRAEGAADFADSRGSGRPSREGFAPSGEPSRRGRGGFRNNRGSASTTGSAASGRMEGYGPPPSKSPFSSDRIDENNSGKQQHSSTPTPSEHEDGGNATNQSESTDDKIIAKQQALTAGITGRHAKSPNQLNAANHEGSGGNARGAKKEDSRSKRTRSGSRRGRGGGGAGSEHRSRGVNNANNKNELGNEDWETTSENSEEHADDRKHGSRSGKSFGSRGERRENANAVGNNAQQHPREPREPRGNRENRENREPRGEKGGQKSSNAQSNRAPGGGEKGRNAQNAAERAGNRDNGQRNHHSGNIPPLMQNSQAQNGRPRSQGSANAGPINNMKSSIINKDSTVNRIDEIKLNDPNLVNQALNDINTKQSKDKRGGNAPDMDVDSNCIDDGMNAGDEKIDADGFQEVRSKKNVKESSRQQQQKEEQQQSSKPGRRDRDKDRGERDRSKSKTNGPQSQQQQGQQQGQNIPSLLGQPIGQAGAGAPPKQYERNASRQKLAPRFQKQRLAKQQQQQQAGGNESSDSATGGSSSRSPPSPAAAAVPADIQLMSGLTGQNSAAAEHEAAGHADSQQQTGATTGNSQRNSPNCDKVSSGKLAQVKEAGGPGQDKGGQDSSSPPVQTLIFENTNYSKNTKNSVGSAGDMAIKSKYSNHIKAQSRDKRASDIEDDNAQLQQHQQQSLAVAFSSKPNELMKDKLPQQQQEPIQMPLSFNNKEDNADMKLDFTFDSDLSQLTEDKSKSLGMPRSMHITGGQSTISPSTAELNLKIASVKKVWENAPPMPTVVEHEVDGSVVSTANSFPQAFESNDVDDSYSAHQQYNQANMKNEITTSTNVCKLVPPQVKPQQQSSGGGGAQPGSSVPGPSPIGPGQSPIGHPPASLQGPLSPPPFNSTGQPSHMNYQEFAQYPGSQPAQYGSMSAIPSPPAVLFNTGSGQLPAQAGGLYGAFQLDQSRSPFTQYPPYAASLQSSFNQQNMYLQQPPPPHAPNAPTPDIYQNNLSQYRLTAAAAPPFGQNQQLSNNPNTVLISSSSNSLMSATVKPSSQPIGAIGTKAPHFQAPSAPPQASQLTYIPYDPNQVLGVSGSYMGNSQLVQRPGPNVQPSANNYYSATSAGKPNMCLYVFSGSQTGFYQPGGAAQQTGAHYSLQGFGQHSQSLATGNAPPVGLQNFGSQFLSGSGLQIAAAAAAQQYRNPTGGLPGPANAAATFLSKHQQQEQPRQLKSPSGNQQDVIASVFSSTSPKSRKQQSSSQQPQPSPTQHHKFQQYQGVSQSALVSSYPNYVLQQQNVRGMGGMPPRGGIQPSQQRYPPPIQRPVVPFPPGPNPNNSQQGQQQQNCMPNQQQQSQMNRHRPNIHQQQQQQRNMKMQQQYYSGQSNVKMDSNDKVDSHNDKISDNNAGNQSSGNKSNANPPESDNKEEVSQQNE, from the exons ATGTCTACTCTGTCGGGGATTGTGTCGAAGGGGGAGAAAGGAAAGACAAAGTACCAATCGATAGATATCAATAGTTTGTACAGGTCGAGCAGG GGAGAGTCTTTGGAACAACACCAGCAGAAGAATACAGTACCCCGCAAACATGGAATGCAAAGCTTGGGAAAGGTGCCCTCGGCGCGCCGACCACCTGCTAATCTGCCTAGTTTGAGAAGTGAGATCAGTAGCAGCGATCCAGCTGTCAGTTTAGTACCTAGCGGCGGAAGCGGTTGGGCCACGACCAAGGAAACAGCACCTACAACTAGTACCACAACAACAGCAAACACTCCATCCGATAACACTACT ACCAACTCATCACCCGCACAATGTACAACAGGACCCACACCCACGTCTCTGACATCACAACAGCATCCACCACTGCCAGGGCAACAAAGCAGTACACAATCTCCACATCCATCAGAAGCAGGGAACAAGTCATCATGGAGCGCAATCATGAGCAGATCAGGAGATGCTG CAATTGGTTACGCGGGGCTTGTGGAGTCAGGGAGAGGTGTAAGAGGTGCTCTTGGACTGAGCTTCCTTGCCCATCAGTCCCCGCAGTTCCAACACGAATTTCCCAGTCTCAGCGGGCAGTCCTCTGCCTCAGTCTCAAATCAGGGCCAGCAACAAACCTCCTCAACGGCTACAAATGCAAATGCTGCGCAGCACCAATCAATGCTGCAGCAACAGTCGTATTCCCACAACCACTCAG gagGTGGACCGACAGGTCAGCAGCCACCACAAAACCGAGAAAACGCACAATACGGTCCTGGGCCAAGTCTACGTCCCCAAA GCGAAGGAAGCTGGATCCAAGGTGGAAGTCGCATACCGGCTGGGCAAGGTGCAGGGGGAGCAGTAGGAATGGCCGGAAGTGGGAATATTCCGGGGGTCCAGGGCCCCCCGCTTGGCCGTGGCGGTCCAGCTCTAGGTTCAGATGGTCCCGCTGGCGGACGACCGAACTCGGGCCCGTCGCCAGGCACGGCCATGGGCCCGGCAGGCCAACATGCCGGAGCACAGAACGATCAGAACCAGCAGGTCGGACCCAACATGCATCACTACAGAGGCATCATTCCTCCATTC ATGTATAGAGGCAATTTTCCAGCTGGTGGAAACTTCCAGGCACAGTTCCCTGCAGGCGGACCGAGACCCCGCTTTAACTATCCGTCGGGTCGCGAGCCAccgcagcaacaacaacaacagcaacgtCCCGAACGTGAGGGTCGTGGTGGTCCGCCGCAGCAGCCCGTTGAAGAAGAAATCGTACCGCGCCCTATCATCAAGGAAGAGGACTTGTCGCGCATGGACGACATCTCGCGCGACGCCGGCTGGACGGCTTCCGACGATATCGATTACAATCAAAAACTAGCCTTCAGCGACGACGAGGCAGAGAATGATTCGGCTCCGCCGCCGTCTACTCATTCTGGCCTGCCAAGCAAGTCTAAACCGTCGGACGATGTTCGTAAACAGGAGCAGCAGGATAAGCATGCTCTCGGCCATGGTCATGGTCACTCTCATCCAAATGAGGACAAACATTTGCATGATGATAAAGAGCCGCCACAGCAACTCAATGCCCGCGATCACTTGAAGCGCGATGATCAGAAGGAGAGCGTTGGTCCCGGTAACAGGAATGAGCCCAGAGGCGAAATGCAGTCACTGCGCTCGTGGAATAACCAGGGCCCCGTGCCTCGTGATTATCGTGGACCACCACCATCTAACTACCCGATACCACAACAACCACCTTTGAGAACTGTACACTCCGTAAGAG atgaagaagaagaactgTGGCACCAGCGTCGCCGTGAGCAGGGTGAGAAGGTCGCATCAGCTGTAGAGCGCGCTCGCCAGCGcaaagaggaagaagagaaaCGTTTTCAGGAAATTACAAAGCAGGCTGCAGCTAAGAAACTCCAGGATCTGGAAAACAAGCTTAAAGAGAAGCATAAGCTAAAGGATGACGATCACCAACATTCGGGCAACGAGAGTGGCGGCAGCAAGTCTGGCCCCGTGTCAGGTCCGGTTATACCCGTGCCCGAGTGGGAAAGGGAGCGCGAGGGCCGCGAGCGTTCACGTACTTCGTCCTCAGAAGGTGTTGGAGCCAAGGACGATATCAAGGCAGCAGGCCGTGGCGATTCTCAATCATCATCGAGTCAACAGTCACAAAGTGAGTTCCGCCAGATAGACCGTCCTTCTTTCATGCGCCAGCAACAGCAGGCTTCTGCCGAGCAGTCGaccggcagcggcggcggcacagGTAGCATCCGCAACGAGCGTGAtcgcgagcgtgagcgtgagcGTGATCAGCGCGAGATGAGGGAGCCTGCCTTCTCCCGGCACTTTCAGAGCAATCTGCCGCCGAGATTCCAAAAGCAGCAGGCGGAGAGAAGCGGCGCCGGTGCAGGTGGGGCTCCCAATAGCCGGCTGTCCCCCAGCGCCGAACGCTCGCAGCCAGTTTCATTTTCGCAGCAATACGACCCAAGTCGATGGGTCCATAACCATTCTAACTCATTGA GCAGCAGCATGAAGTCCGGACATGCGCTCTCGGCTCCACCGCGTCGTACGCGCGCCGACTCTGACGTCTCGGGACCGCTTGACGATGACCTGGGCCCCGGCGGCAACAGCAGGCCTGGCCCTCGGGCCCCGCCAGCCCCGCGCTCCGATGAGCGACACCGACACTCTGGTAGCGGACGTTACGAACCTGCTAGAAAGCAGGGCTCTGACGGAGGCTACTATGACGACTACCCACCACGCAGGTCTGAACGGGGTGATCGCTACAAGGACTATGAGTATGACGACAGACACGGCAGAGACGGAAGAGATACTGGCAGCTGGGCAGATCAGCATCCTGACCGCCGATACGATGATAAACCAGAGGGCAGAGACGCTCGTGAAGGGCGGGATGGCAGAGATCTTAGAGACAGAGATCTCAGAGACAAGAAAGATTATGATAATTACTCTAAG gGTCCAACATCGCAAGACTCATTCGACGACCAACCACAAGCCAGCCAACATGGTCGTGGCGATTCAAGCGGACCAGAATGGCGTGAAGAACGTCGCGACTTGCGCTCGCATGACGATCGTTCCGGCTCAGCCGAAAGCAATCGCCGTAGTGGTGGCGAGTTGTCGCGCTCGGGTGACGAGCTGCAGCGCAGCGAACGTCCTCAGCGCCCGGACTCACGCGACAGCCGAACTTCCCGTGAATCCAGAGGCTCGCTCCGGACTGCCGATGACGACTTTCACAACAACAAGTCGTCCCGAGACAGTGGTTCCTGGGCGGCTTGCAATGATTTTTCCGATTACGAAGACAACAAGAAACAACAGCAGCATATTTTTCGCGAGGACATACGCGATCGGGACCGGGATCGGGATCGCGAGGGACCGCCGCCCCCGCGCGACCGTAGACAGCCGTCAGGTCCGGTAACTAAAGATAAGCTTGACCAGGAGGAGATTAAACGCGGCGGACTTGCTCAGCTGAAACGCAACGAGCCGCTAGACAAGAAGGAGCCTGGCAAGCCGACCGACCAGTCCCTTGACACTAAAAAAGATAGCAGTGAATTAGCCTGGAATCGCGGTAAACCCGAGCGTACGCCTGAGCCCCGTGAAACCAAGAGCACTGCTTGGGCGGATGCAGTTTCGCCCACTTTTgagaaggaggaagaagagaaaCGCATGATGATGGAGTCACAGCACAGCAATGATGACGACAAGAAATTGGCCCAGAGCATCGAGAAGCTGAGCATTGATGGTGGCAAGCGCTTGGCGGGCAGCGACCTCGAGGCTACACACAACGACACTGACAAAGATTCTCTCAAGGATGATAAGCGCGATAAGAACGCGCGTAACCGAgctagcagcagcggctctcGTGGTCCCCGTGGCGGCGAGTCTCGTGCAGCCCGTACATGGGGCAGCGGTGGCGGCAACGGCGGCACTGGCTCCGGTACTGTTAGTAGTGGAACTGGTGCAGGGAATGCAAACAGTGGTGCTAACGCTGGAAATGCCGGAGGCGCCTTTAACAACAGTAACGCTTACGGCCAGCGAACTTGGCGAGGTGCAGAACCTCCTCCAGCTCGCGGACGCCGAGCAGCCGGTCCTCGATCTATGGGAGGTCGGCCAGGTTCCGCTAAGAGTGGAACTTACGATCGCACTGATTCAGAGCTTAGCGGAGACGAGTTGGTTTCGGGCTCCACTGATTCCACCAAGGATGAGAGGCGACCCTCTGCAGCAAGATCGCCTAAGCCGTCTGCTCCTAAAGGTGAGAAGGAAGAGCGCAATCGCAACGCTGCATCTTCGAGGAAAGAAGATCAACTACAGCAACAGAATCAGCAGCAACAACCTTCTCGCGGCGGAGACTATCAACGGGAAAATCAAAGAGATAACCAGAGAGATAATCAAAGAGACAACCAGAGAGAAAATCAGAGAGAAAACCAAAGGGAAAACCAGAGGGACAGCCAATCACGCAATAATAAGCGTGCTGAAGGTGCAGCTGATTTTGCAGATTCACGCGGATCTGGACGACCAAGTCGAGAGGGCTTCGCCCCGTCAGGAGAGCCTTCGCGCCGCGGTCGCGGTGGGTTTCGCAATAACCGCGGATCAGCCAGTACAACTGGGAGCGCCGCCAGTGGGCGCATGGAGGGTTACGGCCCGCCGCCCAGCAAAAGCCCCTTTTCCTCGGACAGAATTGACGAAAACAATAGTGGCAAGCAGCAACACTCATCCACTCCTACTCCCTCCGAGCACGAAGACGGCGGAAACGCGACTAACCAATCCGAGTCCACTGACGATAAAATCATTGCCAAGCAACAGGCCTTGACTGCCGGTATTACCGGTAGACATGCCAAGTCGCCTAACCAGCTTAACGCCGCTAACCACGAGGGCAGCGGTGGTAACGCTCGAGGCGCCAAGAAGGAGGATTCAAGATCCAAGAGAACGAGGAGTGGAAGCAGAAGAGGCCGCGGAGGCGGTGGTGCTGGAAGCGAGCATCGTTCGCGAGGCGTGAATAATGCCAACAATAAAAACGAACTTGGTAATGAAGATTGGGAAACGACATCTGAGAACAGCGAGGAGCACGCTGATGACAGGAAACACGGTAGCCGCTCTGGCAAGTCATTCGGAAGCAGGGgtgaaagaagagaaaatgCTAACGCCGTCGGCAACAATGCACAGCAGCATCCCAGAGAGCCTAGAGAGCCAAGAGGTAACAGAGAGAACAGAGAGAACAGAGAACCACGAGGTGAGAAAGGCGGTCAAAAGTCTTCCAATGCGCAGTCGAATCGTGCACCCGGTGGTGGCGAAAAAGGTCGAAATGCTCAGAACGCCGCTGAACGCGCGGGCAACAGAGACAACGGCCAACGTAATCATCACTCGGGAAATATTCCACCGCTAATGCAGAACTCGCAAGCGCAAAATGGTAGACCTAGAAGCCAAGGCTCGGCTAATGCTGGACCCATCAACAACATGAAGTCCTCCATCATCAACAAAGATTCTACGGTGAACAGGATCGATGAGATAAAGCTGAACGATCCCAACCTAGTGAATCAGGCACTTAACGACATCAACACTAAGCAGTCAAAGGACAAGCGCGGTGGTAACGCACCCGACATGGATGTCGATAGTAACTGTATAGATGACGGCATGAACGCTGGCGACGAAAAGATCGATGCCGATGGCTTCCAGGAAGTCCGCTCAAAGAAGAACGTCAAAGAGTCGAgccgccagcagcagcaaaaggAGGAGCAACAGCAAAGCTCGAAACCTGGACGTCGCGATCGGGACAAGGACCGTGGTGAGCGCGACCGCTCGAAATCCAAGACCAACGGTCCCCAATCTCAACAGCAACAGGGTCAGCAGCAAGGCCAGAACATCCCATCTCTTCTTGGACAACCTATCGGTCAGGCCGGTGCTGGTGCTCCGCCTAAGCAATACGAGCGCAACGCCAGTCGCCAGAAGCTAGCGCCACGCTTCCAAAAGCAGCGACTAGccaagcagcagcaacagcagcaggccGGTGGAAACGAATCCAGCGATTCTGCCACTG GTGGATCCTCGAGCCGCTCGCCCCCGTCGCCGGCTGCCGCAGCGGTGCCAGCCGACATCCAGCTGATGTCGGGCCTGACCGGGCAGAACAGCGCTGCAGCCGAGCACGAGGCCGCCGGCCACGCCGActcgcagcagcagacggGGGCCACGACCGGTAACAGCCAGCGCAACTCGCCCAACTGCGACAAAGTCAGCAGCGGTAAGCTTGCGCAGGTAAAGGAGGCCGGCGGCCCTGGACAGGACAAGGGTGGCCAGGACTCCTCCTCACCCCCGGTACAAACCCTCATATTTGAAAACACCAATTACTCGAAAAACACTAAGAATAGCGTCGGCTCTGCCGGCGATATGGCCATCAAGTCCAAATACTCGAACCACATTAAGGCCCAGTCACGCGATAAGCGAGCTAGCGACATCGAGGATGACAACGCACAGCTGCaacagcaccagcagcagtcACTGGCGGTAGCGTTCTCCAGCAAGCCCAACGAACTGATGAAGGACAAGCTGCCCCAGCAGCAACAGGAGCCAATACAGATGCCGCTCTCATTTAACAACAAGGAGGACAATGCAGACATGAAGCTGGACTTCACGTTCGACTCAGATCTGTCGCAGCTTACAGAAGATAAGAGCAAGAGTCTTGGTATGCCTAGATCTATGCACATCACCGGCGGTCAGAGCACGATATCTCCCTCTACAGCTGAGCTCAATCTGAAGATAGCATCAGTTAAGAaggtttgggagaacgctccGCCAATGCCGACAGTGGTTGAGCATGAGGTAGACGGCAGCGTGGTCAGTACGGCGAACAGTTTCCCCCAAGCTTTCGAAAGCAATGATGTCGATGACAGCTACAGCGCTCATCAACAGTACAACCAGGCTAACATGAAGAATGAGATCACCACCTCGACGAATGTATGCAAG CTGGTTCCCCCGCAGGTGAAGCCGCAGCAACAGTCGTCCGGTGGCGGCGGAGCACAACCTGGCTCCTCGGTTCCCGGACCTAGTCCCATTGGACCTGGTCAGAGTCCGATCGGTCATCCACCAGCTAGCCTCCAGGGACCTCTTAGTCCTCCGCCCTTCAATTCCACCGGACAGCCATCACACATGAATTATCag GAATTTGCGCAGTACCCGGGCTCGCAGCCGGCTCAGTACGGCAGCATGTCGGCAATCCCTTCGCCTCCAGCCGTCCTCTTCAACACGGGCTCAGGCCAGCTGCCCGCCCAAGCAGGCGGACTTTACGGTGCATTCCAACTGGATCAGAGCAGATCGCCCTTCACCCAGTATCCGCCGTACGCAGCTTCGCTACAGAGTTCGTTCAACCAGCAGAACATGTACTTGCAGCAGCCACCGCCGCCACATGCACCCAACGCACCCACTCCTGACATTTATCAAAACAATTTATCGCAATATCGCCTC ACAGCTGCAGCTGCACCTCCATTCGGACAGAATCAGCAACTAAGTAATAACCCGAATACCGTACTTATCAGTTCGTCATCTAATTCTCTGATGTCAGCCACTGTTAAGCCATCTTCCCAACCGATTGGTGCTATTGGCACAAAAGCTCCACACTTTCAGGCACCATCAGCTCCTCCACAAGCAAGCCAA CTGACATACATTCCGTACGATCCAAACCAAGTGTTGGGAGTGAGTGGCAGTTACATGGGTAATTCACAGCTAGTTCAGAGACCAGGACCGAACGTTCAACCGTCGGCGAACAACTATTACAGCGCGACTTCCGCTGGTAAACCTAACATGTGCTTAT ACGTTTTCTCTGGATCGCAAACGGGGTTTTACCAGCCCGGTGGTGCGGCCCAGCAGACCGGAGCTCATTACAGCCTGCAGGGGTTTGGCCAGCACAGCCAAAGCCTGGCAACTGGTAATGCACCACCCGTAGGACTACAGAATTTCGGCTCACAATTCCTATCCGGTTCGGGTCTGCAAAtagctgctgcagccgcggctCAGCAGTATCGCAACCCCACAGGTGGACTACCAGGCCCAGCTAATGCAGCCGCAACCTTTCTCAGCAAGCATCAACAACAGGAGCAACCACGACAACTGAAAAGTCCTTCGGGAAATCAGCAAGACGTAATAGCTTCGGTCTTTAGCTCAA CGTCACCAAAATCGAGAAAGCAACAGTCATCTTCTCAGCAACCACAGCCGAGTCCGACTCAACACCACAAATTCCAACAATATCAGGGTGTCAGTCAGTCGGCTCTGGTAAGCAGCTACCCTAACTAC GTTTTACAGCAACAGAACGTGCGAGGAATGGGAGGAATGCCGCCGCGGGGTGGAATCCAGCCGTCTCAGCAGCGTTATCCCCCACCAATTCAGCGACCCGTAGTGCCCTTCCCACCGGGACCCAACCCAAATAACTCACAGCAGGGCCAGCAACAGCAAAACTGTATGCcgaatcagcagcagcagtcgcagATGAACCGACATAGGCCTAACATTcaccaacagcagcaacaacaacgcaATATGAAAATGCAACAGCAATATTATTCGGGACAAA GCAACGTGAAGATGGATTCCAATGATAAAGTGGATTCACACAATGATAAAATTTCTGATAACAATGCTGGAAACCAATCTAGCGGAAACAAAAGTAATGCCAATCCACCAGAAAGCGACAACAAAGAAGAAGTAAGCCAACAAAACGAATAA